The DNA window GGGTTCAACGTACTTTCGGTTGGTGGTATTGATCGTGGCGGTGGTGCCATAACTCATGCAGGCCGTTTCTGGCGACAAGCCACCAGAGCCGAGAATTTCGCACGCTTTGTCTGAAGCCGCGGCAATCACTGGTAAGCCGCTCGGTAAGCCCATATGTTCGGCGGCCACGGGCAGCAACTCACCGAGTTTTTCTCCAGGCTCGACCAGATCCGGCAGCATATCGCGGGTAATCGGGGTGATCTGCCATTTGAAGTCGTGCTTGCCGGCCCAGCGGTGCTTCTTGTAATCAAACGGTAAATAACCGACCTGACTGCCGGTAGAATCGCGGTACTCACCCGTAAGTCGATAATTCAGATATCCTGAAAGCAGGAGATATTTGTGGGTTTGCGCCCAGATGTCCGGTTGGTTTTGAATGATCCAGTTGGCTTGGGTTTTCTCGCGAAACCGCTTGATGGGCTCTTCGGCACCGATTAGTTTGAACACGGCCCCCCAAAGGCCTTTCACGGGACCGTTTACGGTCGCGTGCCGTTGATCCAGCCAGATAATAGCAGGGCGCAGTGGTTTGCCATTCGCGTCCAAATTGATCACCGTGCCGCGTTGAGTGGTGACGGTAACGCCCAGAACCTGCTCGGGCTTAGCGCTGGTGTTGCGCCACAGAGACTGGCAGGCCAACCCAAGGTTCTCCCAAAAGTATTCGGGATGTTGCTCCGCCCAGCCGGGTTGTTCCGAGAAGTAAGGCTCGATCTCTTGTTTGCCTTTGCCCACTAGATTGCCGTGCCTGTCAAACAGCAGTGCCCGAACGCTTTGAGTGCCATTGTCGATGGCCAATATTAGTGAATCGTCAGCCATCTCATACACCTCCCGCAGCGGATAAGCTGTATGACTGGTGATACAGCGTCAGGTAGCGGTCGACCTCGGCTTGCCATTGGTCTTCGCTCCAGCCGAGCAGAGGCAGGCACCGATGATGAAGCTCGGCAAAGAGCGCTTCAGCGCCATTCGGCAACACCAGCCCCAGCCGCGTTCGGCGCAGTAGCAAATCATCTAAATGGATAACTTGTTCCTGGGTGCAGGCCCATTCCAGTTCGGCCCACAACGTGGTTGTGCCGGCCACATAGTCGTATGGCTTCCCTGCAAGCATCGCTGTTAGATGTTGCCCGTAAAAACCCTTAAGCCGGCTAAGAGTTAGCTTGTTGTGCAATGCAATGGTTGGGTCGTCTGACGATGCAGAAAACACTAATGCGCGTTCATCTCTTAAAACGGATTTGTCGCCGTCAAACACTGCCATCAAGGATTCACGGGCAATCTGCCGGAAGGTCGTAAGTTTTCCGCCAGCAACGCTGACTAAGCCTTTGTCACTTCGCAGGGCGTGTTCTCGGTTTTCTTTGGAGGGTGATTTTCCTTCGCCGCTGGTAACAACAGGGCGCACGCCGGCCCAGCTCGACAATGCGTCTTGAGCTTTAACCGACGAACTGGGGAAGAGCTTTGATGACACCTTCAATAGATAGCGGACTTCGGCTTCGGTGATGCTGGGCTCAAGATTCAAGTCTCCTTTGTGGTCGAGGTCGGTTGTCCCCAAAACAGTCGTGCCACGCCAGGGGAAGGCGAACACCGGGCGTCCGTCCTCTGGGTGCAGAAGTGAAACTGCGCAGGTTACCGGAAGCCGTTGCCACGGAAGTACAAGATGACTGCCACGCAGAGGCCGTATATGCAGGGGAGTGTCGTGAGGCCCCTGTTTCTGAAGCCGGTCTGCCCACGCCCCCGTAGCATTGATCACACGTTTGGTCTGGATGTGAATGGGGCTTTCGCCTTCTGGTGTTACGTTAATGCCGCTGACGTAGCCATTTTCATCACGAATAATCTCGGATGCCGCTACATAGTTCAGGCATGTCGCGCCATCGGTTTGGGCCTCGGAGATCAAGCGCTGAACCAAACGTGCGTCGTCGGTCAGTGCATCGGTAAAGCGGCTGGTCGCAATCAAGTTGTTCTGCACGAGTCCGGGCACCCACTGAAGGGTTTCACCGGGGGTAAGCTTTTCTCGTGTACGAACCCCTGCGAGTTTGTCATAGACGGCAAGCAGCACTTGGAAAATGCGGGGGCCCGGAAACTTGCCTTTGAAATGAGGCATCAAAAACGGTAACGGCTCAACCAGCCCGGGC is part of the Marinobacter sp. JH2 genome and encodes:
- a CDS encoding FGGY-family carbohydrate kinase, producing the protein MADDSLILAIDNGTQSVRALLFDRHGNLVGKGKQEIEPYFSEQPGWAEQHPEYFWENLGLACQSLWRNTSAKPEQVLGVTVTTQRGTVINLDANGKPLRPAIIWLDQRHATVNGPVKGLWGAVFKLIGAEEPIKRFREKTQANWIIQNQPDIWAQTHKYLLLSGYLNYRLTGEYRDSTGSQVGYLPFDYKKHRWAGKHDFKWQITPITRDMLPDLVEPGEKLGELLPVAAEHMGLPSGLPVIAAASDKACEILGSGGLSPETACMSYGTTATINTTNRKYVEPTRLMPPYPSALPGHYSSEVMIYRGFWMVSWFKQEFGLREQRIAEQKGIEAEALFDELVNSVPPGSMGLMLQPYWSPGVRQPGPEAKGSIIGFGDVHTRAHIYRAILEGLAYALREGKERLAKRNGKAIKRLRVAGGGSQSDAAMQLTADIFGLPAERPHTYETSGLGAAIDASVGLGLHPDFKTAVNAMTRVGEVFEPSNEASALYEKLYSEVYLEMYDRLQPLYRKIRNITGYPK
- a CDS encoding glycerol-3-phosphate dehydrogenase/oxidase gives rise to the protein MAKTRQEVLTELRSNAQFDVVIVGGGITGAGAAREAAGSSLRTLLVEQKDFAWGTSSRSSKMVHGGLRYLGSGHIGLTRQAVRERQRMMEEAPGLVEPLPFLMPHFKGKFPGPRIFQVLLAVYDKLAGVRTREKLTPGETLQWVPGLVQNNLIATSRFTDALTDDARLVQRLISEAQTDGATCLNYVAASEIIRDENGYVSGINVTPEGESPIHIQTKRVINATGAWADRLQKQGPHDTPLHIRPLRGSHLVLPWQRLPVTCAVSLLHPEDGRPVFAFPWRGTTVLGTTDLDHKGDLNLEPSITEAEVRYLLKVSSKLFPSSSVKAQDALSSWAGVRPVVTSGEGKSPSKENREHALRSDKGLVSVAGGKLTTFRQIARESLMAVFDGDKSVLRDERALVFSASSDDPTIALHNKLTLSRLKGFYGQHLTAMLAGKPYDYVAGTTTLWAELEWACTQEQVIHLDDLLLRRTRLGLVLPNGAEALFAELHHRCLPLLGWSEDQWQAEVDRYLTLYHQSYSLSAAGGV